One genomic region from Candidatus Nitrosopumilus koreensis AR1 encodes:
- a CDS encoding V-type ATP synthase subunit I, whose translation MGTADLKLGSVILPRSESPKAISRLTEFEWYHKVDSANDLVTPEIDDLLLKAQQTFQSIDDVVKGMGIPLTVGIMEIMFKGTVIKKKDYEINEIEEMVADLEKEAPSIIEEPAKLLEEAANTRTSIDEYTSLKETLEIIKKLNMDISGFGLMKYFFTNLFVIDTADYDEINRSLEGITIYKYDLDNKEKSAILVISDTADSEKVLKVLRSFNSNSFKIPEGFPQVPSEAYALAESKIKELTEKQTKIKKQLAGLTKKNRRDILAIHEKAMVAKDVLETLRKPGGTKNFAVIQGFIPAKMESEFKDSTKQWTSVVEDITDPKLKEQIPTLFDNKRFVRTFEVITKSQGIPKAGEPDPTPMIALMWPIFYGLMFADMGHGLLLMGMGLLFKVKGQGELSRWGMLIAISGAAAAIAGVGAGEAFGYHLDHMGPFEGLLEEGGALHSVSWLVGILSVAELTFEQVIDILKVSLFLGIVHLVWAMTLRIIRLAKEGHKMVMFTEAIPNITLYGGIVVIMMCAIGSQYDVMNMYSKVHTESVPWVTMFLGDWAQVWIVTRIAVITVIASMVIMMVGGVMHAKKHPEDGADPASVIMEVLLGKTVESLAHTISYARLGIMLLVHAALLLTVNNAFVSLGGAESGGAMAMIIGGNLGIMMIEGLIVYIQSLRLHLYEFFTKWYVGGSQSFRQIRPELIYNQFIWKRK comes from the coding sequence TTGGGAACAGCCGATCTGAAACTTGGAAGTGTAATTTTGCCAAGAAGCGAGTCTCCAAAAGCAATTTCAAGATTAACTGAGTTTGAATGGTATCACAAAGTAGATTCTGCAAATGATCTGGTAACCCCTGAAATAGATGATCTTTTGTTAAAAGCACAACAAACATTCCAATCAATTGATGATGTTGTAAAAGGAATGGGAATTCCTTTGACTGTTGGAATTATGGAGATCATGTTCAAGGGAACTGTAATCAAGAAAAAAGACTATGAAATTAATGAAATTGAAGAGATGGTAGCAGACTTAGAAAAAGAAGCACCATCAATTATCGAAGAACCGGCAAAATTACTTGAAGAGGCTGCAAATACTAGAACATCAATTGATGAATATACCTCGCTCAAAGAAACCCTAGAAATCATCAAGAAGTTAAACATGGATATTTCTGGATTTGGTTTAATGAAATATTTTTTCACAAATCTCTTTGTTATTGACACTGCAGATTATGACGAAATTAATCGCTCTCTTGAAGGCATTACAATTTACAAATATGACTTGGATAACAAGGAAAAATCTGCAATTCTAGTAATTTCAGATACTGCAGATTCTGAAAAAGTTCTCAAAGTCTTAAGAAGTTTCAACTCCAATTCATTTAAAATTCCAGAAGGGTTCCCACAAGTTCCCAGTGAGGCATATGCACTTGCTGAATCAAAAATTAAAGAATTAACTGAGAAACAAACAAAGATCAAAAAACAGTTAGCAGGATTAACAAAGAAAAACAGACGGGATATTTTGGCTATTCATGAGAAAGCCATGGTTGCAAAGGATGTTCTTGAAACCTTGAGAAAACCAGGTGGAACCAAAAATTTTGCAGTGATACAGGGGTTCATTCCAGCAAAGATGGAATCAGAGTTCAAAGATTCAACAAAACAATGGACATCAGTTGTAGAAGACATTACTGATCCAAAACTAAAGGAACAGATTCCAACATTATTTGACAATAAGAGATTTGTTAGAACATTTGAAGTAATTACAAAAAGTCAGGGAATTCCAAAAGCAGGAGAACCAGACCCTACACCAATGATTGCACTAATGTGGCCAATTTTCTATGGACTGATGTTTGCAGATATGGGTCACGGATTATTACTCATGGGAATGGGACTTTTGTTCAAAGTAAAAGGACAAGGAGAGCTTTCTAGATGGGGAATGCTCATTGCAATTTCTGGTGCAGCAGCAGCAATAGCTGGTGTGGGTGCAGGGGAAGCGTTTGGCTATCACCTTGATCACATGGGCCCATTTGAAGGATTGTTAGAAGAAGGTGGAGCACTACATTCAGTCAGTTGGTTAGTAGGAATCCTGAGTGTTGCAGAATTAACATTTGAACAAGTAATTGATATTCTTAAAGTTTCATTATTCTTAGGAATTGTACATCTTGTTTGGGCAATGACTTTGAGAATTATCAGATTAGCTAAAGAAGGACACAAGATGGTAATGTTTACTGAAGCAATTCCAAACATCACACTTTATGGCGGAATTGTCGTTATCATGATGTGTGCAATTGGTTCACAATATGATGTAATGAACATGTATTCTAAAGTTCACACAGAATCAGTTCCATGGGTTACAATGTTCTTAGGTGATTGGGCCCAAGTATGGATTGTAACTAGAATTGCAGTAATTACAGTAATTGCATCAATGGTTATCATGATGGTTGGCGGCGTAATGCACGCAAAGAAACATCCAGAAGACGGCGCAGATCCTGCAAGTGTTATCATGGAAGTATTACTTGGAAAAACAGTAGAAAGTTTAGCTCACACAATTAGTTATGCCCGACTTGGAATTATGTTACTGGTACACGCGGCGCTATTATTGACAGTAAACAATGCATTCGTCTCACTTGGGGGAGCAGAATCTGGAGGTGCAATGGCAATGATAATTGGAGGAAACTTGGGAATTATGATGATTGAAGGATTAATCGTGTACATTCAGTCACTCAGGCTGCACTTGTATGAATTCTTTACAAAGTGGTATGTGGGCGGTTCACAGTCATTTAGACAAATCAGACCAGAATTGATTTACAACCAATTTATTTGGAAAAGAAAATAA
- a CDS encoding ammonium transporter encodes MNSRNYKYALLLVAAVSITAAGAMSQAYAQSVEDGMDGYVAGTSGIYTGNPNECWYDDGEGNMLPCLIDTGDTAWMLTATSLVLFMSPGVGFFYGGLARSKNIVNVLGMTLIVMGLMSVQWVLWGYSLAFGGIDNDANMFMGNLDYVGFNMVSHYAPLGEVGPCADTWSAAYQMNAMVDGEYCSQGWPGTVPHQLFAMFQATFAIITPVLIIGGLIDRIKFSALVIFVLLWGTFVYDPIAHWVWGGGYIGGGAIDLNPDLSPSYALDFAGGTVVHISSGFAALAGALVLGRRLGYGKVPMEPHNIPMVVLGAGILWFGWFGFNAGSEVMVDGITVSAWTVTNTATGMAAVTWVLMSWAHTGKPSIVGAASGAVAGLVAITPASGWVGPMAAIIIGIAAGTICYASVAFKNSRKWDDALDVWGVHGMGGLTGAILTGTLASPHIWDTGDGIGAWTGTAEGMEQQAISIIGAAISIGYAFGVTIVILKVMDAVWPGGIRVTPKEEEIGLDLAQHGERAYVNE; translated from the coding sequence ATGAATTCTAGGAACTACAAGTATGCTCTATTACTTGTAGCCGCAGTATCCATCACAGCAGCAGGTGCAATGTCACAGGCATATGCACAAAGTGTTGAAGATGGTATGGACGGATATGTCGCAGGAACCAGTGGAATTTACACTGGCAATCCTAACGAATGTTGGTATGATGATGGCGAAGGCAACATGCTACCTTGTCTTATTGATACAGGTGATACAGCATGGATGCTCACAGCAACATCATTAGTACTCTTCATGTCTCCAGGTGTCGGTTTCTTTTATGGTGGCTTAGCCAGATCAAAGAACATCGTCAACGTACTTGGTATGACTCTCATTGTTATGGGTCTCATGTCAGTACAATGGGTTCTATGGGGATACTCACTAGCATTTGGCGGAATTGATAATGACGCAAACATGTTCATGGGTAACTTAGATTATGTTGGATTCAACATGGTATCTCACTATGCACCATTAGGTGAAGTGGGTCCTTGTGCTGACACATGGTCTGCAGCTTATCAAATGAATGCGATGGTAGACGGTGAATATTGTAGTCAAGGTTGGCCAGGTACTGTACCTCACCAATTATTTGCAATGTTCCAAGCAACATTCGCTATCATCACACCAGTTCTAATTATTGGTGGTTTGATTGACAGAATCAAATTCAGCGCATTAGTCATATTCGTACTCTTATGGGGAACCTTCGTTTATGATCCAATAGCACATTGGGTCTGGGGAGGAGGATACATAGGAGGAGGTGCAATAGACCTCAATCCAGATCTATCACCATCGTATGCATTAGACTTTGCTGGTGGTACTGTAGTACACATTTCTTCAGGATTTGCTGCATTGGCAGGAGCCTTAGTCCTTGGCAGAAGACTTGGATATGGCAAAGTGCCAATGGAACCACACAACATCCCAATGGTTGTCCTCGGTGCAGGTATCCTATGGTTTGGATGGTTTGGTTTCAACGCAGGAAGTGAAGTAATGGTAGACGGCATTACCGTCAGCGCATGGACTGTTACAAATACCGCAACTGGTATGGCTGCAGTTACTTGGGTCTTGATGTCATGGGCACATACAGGAAAACCAAGTATTGTTGGTGCAGCATCAGGTGCAGTAGCAGGATTAGTAGCAATTACTCCAGCTTCAGGTTGGGTAGGTCCAATGGCTGCAATTATTATCGGTATTGCAGCTGGTACAATTTGTTATGCAAGTGTAGCATTCAAAAATTCACGCAAGTGGGATGACGCATTAGATGTATGGGGAGTACACGGAATGGGTGGTCTTACAGGTGCAATTTTAACTGGTACATTAGCAAGTCCACACATCTGGGATACTGGAGACGGTATTGGTGCATGGACTGGCACTGCAGAAGGAATGGAACAGCAAGCAATCAGCATCATTGGTGCTGCAATATCAATAGGCTATGCCTTTGGTGTTACCATAGTAATTCTCAAAGTAATGGATGCCGTATGGCCTGGCGGAATCAGAGTCACTCCTAAAGAAGAGGAGATTGGTCTCGATTTGGCTCAGCACGGAGAAAGAGCATACGTAAACGAATAG
- a CDS encoding V-type ATP synthase subunit E: MDERHPLTSNSLEVTIDKILKNTENDVLSNIKSALDDSQKNLDDSVPKLEAEYDKILSDGKKEAEKIEKQIIGSADIEARNKQLMALEEAVTKVFSKALDQIANTDRSGDYSNLIKTMIEEATQILGTSEITVSTNAKDKDVVQSTLSQFSGAEMSSDTIDCLGGVVVKSKDGAMTFDNTIDARIERLKPLIRKEIASKFGVGE; encoded by the coding sequence ATGGATGAACGGCACCCATTGACATCTAATTCTTTAGAAGTTACGATTGACAAAATTCTAAAAAATACTGAAAATGATGTCCTTTCAAATATCAAATCAGCACTTGATGATTCACAAAAAAATCTTGATGATTCTGTTCCTAAATTAGAGGCTGAATATGATAAAATTCTCTCAGATGGTAAAAAAGAAGCTGAAAAAATTGAAAAACAGATTATCGGAAGTGCCGATATTGAGGCTAGAAACAAGCAATTAATGGCATTAGAAGAGGCAGTTACCAAAGTATTTTCTAAAGCACTCGATCAAATTGCAAATACTGATCGTAGTGGTGATTATTCAAATTTGATTAAAACTATGATTGAAGAAGCAACTCAAATCTTGGGAACTTCAGAAATTACAGTTTCTACAAATGCAAAAGACAAAGATGTGGTTCAATCAACTTTGTCACAATTTTCAGGAGCTGAAATGTCTTCTGATACAATTGATTGTCTTGGTGGTGTTGTTGTAAAATCAAAAGATGGTGCAATGACATTTGACAATACGATCGATGCAAGAATTGAACGTCTGAAGCCTTTAATAAGGAAAGAGATTGCATCCAAATTCGGAGTAGGAGAATAG
- a CDS encoding V0D/AC39 family V-type ATPase subunit has translation MGGSKNVYASVKAYSKRGKLLTKADFQTLAESRDLEELMTRIKNTVYGEAVADVQKPFTSQSIESALRSKLADIHYSIAKTSGNSGVLDAYYMKFIVSNLKQILKGKVLGKSQEEIETHVNLHAEELIKQRDIVVKALVAKDFEEAVASLNSVQFGEEIAKAAALYNEKKNVQIIDTYFDKILYQHLAGAMKNYSDKEATKLVAMDIDFYNILSVIRGKFWGLQEDQIQDLIIHTSPPARELLGRMMAAGTVRDAFNELSSTKYKELVPQVENELDAIAEFERAFEMMIYRTSLRSFTKMFSFATIVGITKLTSFEVRNLAAIAFAVEQKIPTETTMSKLILEEE, from the coding sequence ATGGGCGGTTCTAAGAATGTCTATGCTTCTGTTAAGGCCTACAGTAAAAGGGGTAAATTACTAACTAAAGCAGATTTTCAAACATTAGCAGAATCTAGAGATTTAGAGGAGTTAATGACTAGAATCAAAAATACTGTTTATGGAGAAGCAGTAGCAGATGTCCAAAAGCCATTTACCTCTCAGAGTATCGAATCTGCCCTAAGAAGTAAATTAGCAGATATCCATTATTCTATTGCAAAAACATCAGGAAACTCTGGTGTACTTGATGCATATTACATGAAATTCATTGTCTCAAATCTAAAACAAATTCTAAAAGGCAAGGTATTAGGAAAATCGCAAGAAGAGATTGAAACTCATGTAAATTTGCATGCTGAAGAATTAATCAAACAAAGAGATATTGTTGTCAAAGCTTTGGTTGCCAAAGATTTTGAAGAAGCAGTTGCAAGTCTAAACTCTGTTCAGTTTGGAGAAGAAATTGCAAAAGCAGCAGCGCTATACAATGAGAAGAAGAACGTCCAAATTATTGACACCTATTTTGATAAAATTCTATATCAACATCTAGCTGGCGCAATGAAGAATTATTCTGACAAAGAAGCAACAAAATTAGTTGCAATGGATATTGACTTTTACAATATTCTCAGTGTTATTAGAGGAAAGTTTTGGGGATTGCAAGAAGACCAAATTCAAGATTTGATAATTCACACAAGTCCACCTGCAAGAGAATTGCTTGGAAGAATGATGGCAGCAGGAACTGTCAGAGATGCATTCAATGAATTATCCAGTACAAAATACAAAGAACTTGTACCACAAGTTGAAAATGAATTAGATGCAATTGCTGAATTTGAAAGAGCCTTTGAGATGATGATCTATAGAACATCACTTAGATCATTTACAAAGATGTTTAGCTTTGCAACAATTGTTGGGATTACCAAATTAACATCATTTGAGGTAAGAAATCTAGCCGCCATTGCTTTTGCAGTGGAACAAAAGATTCCAACTGAGACAACAATGTCAAAATTAATCCTAGAAGAAGAATAG
- a CDS encoding sulfurtransferase: MLISTTKLDSILNDPDVILTDTRSFKEYSEGHIPGAVHLDLFAFHWIDTTRQGIENFNNQSKSLLSFLGVTPEKKVIFYDSVSGMLAARGVWMLMYFSHQNVMMLDGGITKWQKENLPLEIKPNGFKPSEFSGKINTGIISGFEYIRDNLTNLKILDVRSSGEYDGDTIRAARSGHIPNAINIDWNKNLKEDGTFKNDDELSKMYDYPKDTEIVTYCQGAYRAANTFLVLKKLGFENVKVYLGSWGEWGNRLELPVKQ, from the coding sequence ATGTTAATCTCAACAACCAAACTAGATTCTATTCTAAATGATCCTGATGTAATTCTTACTGATACTCGTTCTTTCAAAGAATATTCTGAAGGTCATATTCCAGGAGCAGTTCATTTGGATCTATTTGCATTTCATTGGATTGATACTACAAGACAAGGAATTGAGAATTTCAATAACCAGTCAAAATCATTACTATCTTTTCTTGGAGTAACACCTGAAAAAAAAGTCATCTTTTATGATTCAGTTTCTGGAATGCTTGCAGCTAGAGGTGTTTGGATGTTGATGTATTTTTCTCATCAAAATGTTATGATGCTTGATGGTGGGATCACAAAATGGCAAAAGGAAAATCTTCCACTTGAAATAAAACCAAACGGTTTCAAACCATCTGAATTTTCAGGCAAAATCAACACTGGCATAATTTCTGGATTTGAATATATCCGGGACAATCTTACAAATCTCAAAATTCTTGATGTTCGTTCCTCTGGAGAATATGATGGAGATACAATTCGTGCTGCTAGATCAGGTCATATTCCAAATGCAATCAATATTGACTGGAATAAAAACCTCAAAGAAGATGGGACTTTCAAAAACGATGATGAATTATCAAAAATGTATGATTATCCAAAAGATACTGAAATTGTAACTTATTGTCAGGGTGCATATAGGGCTGCCAACACATTTTTGGTTTTGAAAAAACTTGGATTTGAAAATGTCAAAGTTTACCTTGGTTCTTGGGGTGAATGGGGAAACAGATTGGAACTTCCAGTAAAACAGTAA
- a CDS encoding Dna2/Cas4 domain-containing protein translates to MMGDRDFRTTIQNAIKSIGNELEIDIDSKDIQTIHLQEVVRCMRRSYYDRIDPQEIERRGFNELLSGLLRKLQYGSDPKNFDINDIKLQGQADMIVDDAILLFRSATEELENPHASDVLYLNACMWIYDKEDGIIVYITGDRKETTFSLTRNKKMFEDTIRRVRVLNNLLKEQKVPILEPSTECSECQYYERCFTKKKNTKQVSLSEMLGLGKKD, encoded by the coding sequence ATGATGGGAGATAGAGATTTTCGAACTACCATTCAAAATGCAATAAAATCAATTGGTAATGAATTAGAAATTGATATAGATTCAAAAGATATCCAAACTATACACCTTCAAGAAGTCGTCCGATGTATGAGACGTTCGTATTATGACAGAATAGATCCTCAAGAAATTGAAAGGAGGGGATTCAACGAGCTTCTTTCAGGATTATTAAGAAAATTGCAATATGGTAGCGACCCAAAGAATTTTGATATTAATGATATCAAACTCCAAGGACAAGCAGATATGATTGTAGATGATGCAATTCTTTTATTCAGATCAGCTACTGAAGAATTAGAAAACCCTCATGCAAGTGATGTGTTGTATCTTAATGCATGTATGTGGATATATGACAAAGAAGACGGAATTATTGTATACATTACAGGAGATAGAAAAGAAACAACATTCTCATTAACACGTAACAAAAAGATGTTTGAAGACACTATACGTAGAGTGAGAGTGTTAAACAATCTACTCAAAGAACAAAAAGTACCAATCTTAGAGCCATCTACTGAATGTAGTGAGTGTCAATATTATGAAAGATGTTTTACAAAAAAGAAGAATACTAAACAGGTATCCCTATCAGAGATGTTAGGACTAGGCAAAAAAGATTAA